A stretch of the Bubalus kerabau isolate K-KA32 ecotype Philippines breed swamp buffalo chromosome 11, PCC_UOA_SB_1v2, whole genome shotgun sequence genome encodes the following:
- the UXS1 gene encoding UDP-glucuronic acid decarboxylase 1 isoform X8, with product MCSAMSRALSSPLCGGHVDQIYHLASPASPPNYMYNPIKTLKTNTIGTLNMLGLAKRVGARLLLASTSEVYGDPEVHPQTEDYWGHVNPIGPRACYDEGKRVAETMCYAYMKQEGVEVRVARIFNTFGPRMHMNDGRVVSNFILQALQGEPLTVYGSGSQTRAFQYVSDLVNGLVALMNSNVSSPVNLGNPEEHTILEFAQLIKNLVGSGSEIQFLSEAQDDPQKRKPDIKKAKLMLGWEPVVPLEEGLNKAIHYFRKELEYQANNQYIPKPKPARIKKGRTRHN from the exons ATGTGCTCTGCCATGTCCCGGGCACTGTCGTCACCTCTCTGTGGTGGACACG TGGACCAGATCTACCACCTGGCCTCTCCTGCGTCTCCTCCCAACTACATGTACAACCCCATCAAGACACTGAAGACCAACACCATCGGGACCCTGAACATGCTGG GGCTGGCAAAGCGAGTTGGGGCCCGTCTACTCCTGGCCTCCACCTCAGAGGTGTACGGAG ACCCTGAAGTCCACCCACAAACTGAGGATTACTGGGGCCACGTGAATCCCATAGGACCCCGAGCCTGCTATGATGAAGGGAAGCGTGTCGCCGAGACCATGTGCTATGCCTACATGAAGCAG GAGGGCGTGGAAGTACGTGTGGCCAGGATCTTCAACACCTTCGGGCCCCGAATGCACATGAATGATGGCCGGGTGGTCAGCAACTTCATCCTGCAGGCGCTGCAGGGGGAGCCGCTCACA GTGTACGGATCTGGATCGCAGACGAGGGCCTTCCAGTATGTCAG TGACCTGGTGAATGGCCTTGTGGCACTCATGAACAGCAACGTCAGCAGCCCCGTCAACCTG GGGAACCCGGAAGAACACACCATCCTAGAATTTGCTCAGCTCATCAAAAACCTCGTTG gCAGTGGGAGTGAAATTCAGTTTCTTTCTGAAGCCCAGGATGACCCCCAGAAAAGGAAACCAGACATCAAGAAAGCAAAGCTGATGCTGGGGTGGGAGCCAGTG GTCCCGCTGGAGGAAGGGTTAAACAAAGCCATCCACTACTTCCGGAAAGAACTTGAGTACCAGGCAAATAACCAGTACATCCCCAAACCAAAGCCGGCAAGGATAAAAAAAGGACGGACACGCCATAACTGA
- the UXS1 gene encoding UDP-glucuronic acid decarboxylase 1 isoform X7: MGFTQKYPPVKFLSEKDRKRILVTGGAGFVGSHLTDKLMMDGHEVTVVDNFFTGRKRNVEHWIGHENFELINHDVVEPLYIEVDQIYHLASPASPPNYMYNPIKTLKTNTIGTLNMLGLAKRVGARLLLASTSEVYGDPEVHPQTEDYWGHVNPIGPRACYDEGKRVAETMCYAYMKQEGVEVRVARIFNTFGPRMHMNDGRVVSNFILQALQGEPLTVYGSGSQTRAFQYVSDLVNGLVALMNSNVSSPVNLGNPEEHTILEFAQLIKNLVGSGSEIQFLSEAQDDPQKRKPDIKKAKLMLGWEPVVPLEEGLNKAIHYFRKELEYQANNQYIPKPKPARIKKGRTRHN, encoded by the exons GTAACCGGGGGCGCAGGCTTTGTGGGCTCCCATCTCACAGACAAACTCATGATGGACGGTCATGAAGTGACCGTGGTGGACAACTTCTTCACTGGCAGGAAGAGGAACGTGGAGCACTGGATCGGCCACGAGAACTTTGAGCTGATCAACCACGACGTGGTGGAGCCACTGTACATCGAAG TGGACCAGATCTACCACCTGGCCTCTCCTGCGTCTCCTCCCAACTACATGTACAACCCCATCAAGACACTGAAGACCAACACCATCGGGACCCTGAACATGCTGG GGCTGGCAAAGCGAGTTGGGGCCCGTCTACTCCTGGCCTCCACCTCAGAGGTGTACGGAG ACCCTGAAGTCCACCCACAAACTGAGGATTACTGGGGCCACGTGAATCCCATAGGACCCCGAGCCTGCTATGATGAAGGGAAGCGTGTCGCCGAGACCATGTGCTATGCCTACATGAAGCAG GAGGGCGTGGAAGTACGTGTGGCCAGGATCTTCAACACCTTCGGGCCCCGAATGCACATGAATGATGGCCGGGTGGTCAGCAACTTCATCCTGCAGGCGCTGCAGGGGGAGCCGCTCACA GTGTACGGATCTGGATCGCAGACGAGGGCCTTCCAGTATGTCAG TGACCTGGTGAATGGCCTTGTGGCACTCATGAACAGCAACGTCAGCAGCCCCGTCAACCTG GGGAACCCGGAAGAACACACCATCCTAGAATTTGCTCAGCTCATCAAAAACCTCGTTG gCAGTGGGAGTGAAATTCAGTTTCTTTCTGAAGCCCAGGATGACCCCCAGAAAAGGAAACCAGACATCAAGAAAGCAAAGCTGATGCTGGGGTGGGAGCCAGTG GTCCCGCTGGAGGAAGGGTTAAACAAAGCCATCCACTACTTCCGGAAAGAACTTGAGTACCAGGCAAATAACCAGTACATCCCCAAACCAAAGCCGGCAAGGATAAAAAAAGGACGGACACGCCATAACTGA